One window of the Anaeromyxobacter dehalogenans 2CP-C genome contains the following:
- a CDS encoding HAD family hydrolase: protein MRRAAVILWDVDGTLISCGGAGRRALERALAERCGPLDGALAGLRLDGMTDRLIVREALSLLAHPFSDDACDGVLARYLEHLAVEIRNPGYQVLPGVEAALRALRGRVPQGLCTGNVAEGARVKLAQGGLDAYFDWGPGAICGFAADGEAREHVVAAAVRRASARLGRTLDPAEALVVGDTPRDVAAAHRVGCPVLAVATGRYSADELAASGADQVIASLEDAAALGALAG from the coding sequence GTGAGGCGGGCCGCGGTCATCCTGTGGGACGTGGACGGGACGCTCATCTCCTGCGGCGGCGCCGGGCGGCGCGCCCTGGAGCGCGCGCTCGCCGAGCGCTGCGGCCCGCTCGACGGCGCGCTGGCCGGCCTGCGGCTCGACGGCATGACCGACCGGCTGATCGTGCGCGAGGCGCTCTCCCTGCTCGCGCACCCGTTCAGCGACGACGCCTGCGACGGGGTGCTGGCGCGGTACCTGGAGCACCTCGCGGTGGAGATCCGCAACCCGGGCTACCAGGTGCTCCCCGGCGTGGAGGCGGCGCTCCGCGCGCTGCGCGGGCGCGTGCCGCAGGGGCTGTGCACCGGCAACGTGGCGGAGGGGGCGCGGGTGAAGCTCGCCCAGGGCGGCCTCGACGCGTACTTCGACTGGGGCCCCGGCGCGATCTGCGGGTTCGCGGCGGACGGCGAGGCGCGCGAGCACGTGGTCGCGGCCGCGGTGCGGCGGGCCTCGGCGCGGCTCGGGCGCACGCTCGACCCCGCCGAGGCGCTGGTGGTGGGGGACACGCCCCGCGACGTCGCCGCGGCCCACCGGGTGGGCTGCCCGGTGCTGGCCGTCGCGACGGGGCGCTACTCGGCCGACGAGCTCGCCGCGAGCGGCGCCGACCAAGTGATCGCGTCGCTCGAGGACGCGGCCGCGCTCGGCGCGCTGGCCGGCTGA
- the ftsY gene encoding signal recognition particle-docking protein FtsY — protein MIPLALTANDAAAVAIVVAVLLLVVVAALRLARKRRAAPEAPPRAAPPAAPPPERLARGATEEDAAAALRRAHREAPPPVAPAPPPPSAGPAAPAEDREALEARRKEEYRRKKEAERLEKERRAAERAEEEQRARAEAERQAREAEEARRRAEEEARRRAEAEAGKTLAAGLEKTRGGFMARLNALFAGGKVVDDSVLADLEEVLFTADIGVKTATRLLESAREKVRRKELSDPERLKAALREEIARILDLAATGGAAAPLAVGEARPWVVMVVGVNGSGKTTTVGKLAAKLQGGGHKVLLGAGDTFRAAAGEQLEVWAERVSAPIVRGKEGADPAAVCFEAVQRGAQEGVDVVLCDTAGRLHTKTPLMEELKKVQRVIGKAAAGAPHEVLLVLDATNGQNAIAQARQFHEALGVTGIALTKLDGTAKGGVIIGICDELRIPVRYVGVGERVADLKPFSPREFVEALFE, from the coding sequence GTGATCCCGCTCGCACTCACCGCGAACGACGCCGCCGCCGTCGCGATCGTCGTCGCCGTGCTCCTCCTCGTGGTGGTGGCCGCGCTGCGGCTGGCCCGGAAGCGGCGCGCCGCGCCCGAGGCGCCGCCGCGCGCGGCCCCGCCCGCCGCCCCGCCGCCGGAGCGGCTCGCCCGCGGCGCCACCGAGGAGGACGCCGCCGCGGCGCTCCGCCGGGCCCACCGCGAGGCGCCGCCGCCGGTCGCGCCCGCGCCACCGCCGCCCTCGGCCGGCCCCGCCGCGCCCGCCGAGGACCGCGAGGCGCTGGAGGCGCGCCGCAAGGAGGAGTACCGCCGCAAGAAGGAGGCGGAGCGGCTCGAGAAGGAGCGCCGCGCCGCGGAGCGCGCCGAGGAGGAGCAGCGCGCGCGCGCGGAGGCGGAGCGGCAGGCGCGCGAGGCCGAGGAGGCCCGGCGCCGCGCCGAGGAGGAGGCCCGGCGCCGCGCCGAGGCCGAGGCGGGCAAGACGCTCGCGGCGGGGCTGGAGAAGACCCGCGGCGGCTTCATGGCGCGGCTGAACGCGCTGTTCGCCGGCGGCAAGGTGGTGGACGACTCGGTCCTCGCCGACCTGGAGGAGGTGCTCTTCACCGCCGACATCGGCGTGAAGACCGCGACCCGGCTGCTCGAGTCGGCCCGCGAGAAGGTCCGCCGCAAGGAGCTGTCGGATCCCGAGCGCCTGAAGGCGGCGCTGCGCGAGGAGATCGCGCGCATCCTCGACCTGGCCGCCACCGGCGGCGCGGCCGCGCCGCTCGCGGTGGGCGAGGCGCGCCCGTGGGTGGTGATGGTGGTGGGCGTGAACGGGTCGGGCAAGACCACCACGGTGGGCAAGCTCGCGGCGAAGCTGCAGGGCGGCGGGCACAAGGTGCTCCTCGGGGCCGGTGACACGTTCCGCGCCGCCGCCGGCGAGCAGCTCGAGGTGTGGGCCGAGCGCGTCTCGGCGCCGATCGTCCGCGGCAAGGAGGGCGCGGACCCGGCCGCGGTCTGCTTCGAGGCGGTGCAGCGCGGCGCGCAGGAGGGCGTGGACGTCGTGCTCTGCGACACCGCCGGGCGCCTCCACACCAAGACGCCGCTCATGGAGGAGCTGAAGAAGGTGCAGCGGGTGATCGGGAAGGCGGCCGCCGGCGCGCCGCACGAGGTGCTGCTCGTCCTCGACGCCACCAACGGCCAGAACGCGATCGCCCAGGCGCGCCAGTTCCACGAGGCGCTGGGCGTGACCGGCATCGCGCTCACGAAGCTCGACGGCACCGCCAAGGGCGGGGTGATCATCGGGATCTGCGACGAGCTGCGCATCCCGGTGCGCTACGTGGGCGTGGGCGAGCGCGTGGCCGACCTGAAGCCGTTCTCGCCGCGCGAGTTCGTGGAGGCGCTGTTCGAGTGA